The Garra rufa chromosome 8, GarRuf1.0, whole genome shotgun sequence genome has a segment encoding these proteins:
- the nmi gene encoding N-myc-interactor — MSDTAENRVNGELINPDEESRMNEAAAELKKYKDLIESADTERSRLLLEKSEAETEKKKAEAELLSVRDNEDKISDQFKRDLLELQEEKKSLDRVNQDLRRELNDLQKKLQVKIDESDSLQRKFKIEANIPEKKVKYARALDKEEGEEADDQVESVFTVTQRPSHVLKGGQALITFEEEKVAEQILRLAKCSVACDKSKMDVKPYALTLDPSVKFEVHIQVSKKSIKFRNAPPTLSEERMRDRLELSFSRVSRGGGEVEKLQYDKQTGMGRVTFLNTGVAENLVLRGKFCVDTGSDMMVDVLPLYEYQLRKFQTYSGAPNRTVLLGGVQALMDEEDLQDHLEIHFQKPSNYGGEVENIKYVPDGTRLTAFFSEDIKEKEE; from the exons ATGTCAGACACCGCTGAAAACCGAGTCAACGGCGAG CTTATAAACCCGGACGAGGAGAGCAGAATGAACGAGGCTGCGGCGGAACTCAAGAAATACAAG GATCTCATCGAGTCTGCAGACACTGAGAGATCCAGGTTGCTGTTGGAAAAATCCGAAGCAGAGACTGAGAAGAAAAAAGCTGAGGCGGAACTTCTGAGCGTCAGGGACAATGAAGACAAAATTTCTGACCAGTTTAAAAGAGATCTTCTAGAATTACAG GAAGAGAAGAAGAGTCTTGATCGAGTCAACCAGGATCTGAGGAGAGAACTCAATGATCTTCAGAAGAAGCTTCAAGTCAAGATAGACGAAAGTGATTCTCTGCAACGCAAATTCAAG ATAGAAGCCAATATCCCAGAGAAAAAGGTGAAGTATGCTCGTGCGCTTGATAAAGAGGAGGGAGAGGAGGCAGACGATCAGGTGGAGTCTGTGTTCACCGTCACACAAAGACCATCTCATGTGCTGAAGGGCGGTCAGGCTCTCATCACGTTTGAGGAGGAGAAGG TGGCGGAGCAGATCCTCAGACTGGCCAAGTGCTCAGTGGCCTGCGACAAATCCAAGATGGACGTGAAGCCGTACGCTTTAACTCTGGATCCCTCTGTGAAGTTTGAG GTCCATATCCAGGTGTCAAAGAAGAGCATCAAGTTCCGTAACGCCCCGCCCACATTATCCGAGGAGCGAATGAGAGACCGGCTGGAGCTGTCGTTCTCCAGAGTGAGTCGTGGAGGAGGGGAAGTGGAAAAACTGCAGTACGACAAGCAAACGGGAATGGGCCGCGTtaccttcctcaacaccggag TTGCAGAAAATCTGGTTCTCCGAGGAAAGTTTTGTGTTGACACCGGCAGCGATATGATGGTCGATGTTCTTCCTCTCTATGAGTATCAGCTCAGGAAATTTCAA ACGTACTCCGGAGCCCCGAATCGCACCGTGCTGCTGGGAGGAGTCCAGGCGCTGATGGATGAAGAAGATCTTCAGGACCATCTGGAGATACACTTCCAGAAGCCCAGCAACTACGGAGGAGAAGTGGAGAACATTAAATACGTTCCTGATGGAACGCGGCTGACGGCTTTCTTCAGCGAGGACATCAAAGAAAAGGAAGAGTGA